The Microcella flavibacter DNA segment GCGATGAGCCGGGCGAGCAAGTCGATCGAGGCACTCGCCGAACTCGCACCTCGCACGGCGCTCGTGCGGCGCAACGGCGACGAGCCCGTCGAGCTGCCCGTGCAGCAGATCAACATCGGCGACGTCGTGGTGGTGCGACCGAACTCGCGTATCCCTTCCGACGGGTTCGTTGTCTCGGGCGTCTCGGCCGTCGACCAGTCCGCGGTCACCGGCGAGTCGATCCCGGTCGAGAAGTCGCCGGTTAACGACCCCGAGCGCGCGCTGCGCAATGCGAACACCCTGCCGGCGGCGAACCGCGTGTTCACCGGCACGGTGAACGGCGCAGGAGCGCTCGAAATCGCGGTCACGGCCACCGCCGCAGACTCGACGCTCAGCAGGGTGATCGAGATGGTGCGCACCGCGGATCAGGCGAAGTCGCCGACTCAGCAGTTCATCGACAAGTTCCAGCGCTGGTACGTGCCGGTAGTCATCGTCGGCGTGGCGGTCACGCTCGGGGTGTCCCTCTGGGGGTTCGGGCAGGAGTTCCCCGACGCGTTCTACTTGGCGATGACCGTGCTGGTCGCCGCGAGCCCGTGTGCACTCGCGATTGCGACACCGAGCGCTGTGCTGGCCGGGGTCGCGCGCGCCGCGCGGGCCGGTGTGCTCGTCAAGGGCGGCGGCCCGCTCGAGACACTCGGCCGCGTCACGACCATGGCCTTCGACAAGACCGGAACCCTCACCTGGGGCGAGCCGCGCGTCAGCTCCGTGATCCGTGTCGAGGGCGCGGCCGGCGAGCTGCTGGTGCCAACCCTCGTCGCGGTCGAGGCGCTCAGTGATCATCCGCTGGCCTCCGCCATCCTTCGCGATCTCGCTCCCGAGCTGGGCGAACGTGACCGTCTCGAGGTCACGGACATCACGTCGGTCGTCGGCCGTGGCGTGCGCGCAACGGTCGAGGGCGAGCTCGTCGAGGTGGGCAACCTCCGCATGTTCGACGAGCAGGGACTCGCTCTGCCACAGCCGCTGAGCACCGAGTACGAACGTGCGCTCGACGCCGGGCAGACGATCATGATCGTGCGCCGCGGTGACCGCTTCCTCGGCATCGTCGGGGTGATGGATGTCGCGCGCGCCGAGTCCGCGCAGGTGCTCATCGCTCTGCGCGCCGTCGGAGTGACGCAGCTGGTGATGATCTCTGGGGACAACCAGCGGGTCGCCGACGCTGTCGCCCGCGAGGTGGGCATCGATACCGCGCTCGGCGAACTCATGCCAGAAGACAAGGTGACCCAGATCACCGTGCTGTCCGAGCGATCGCGACCGATCGCGATGATCGGCGACGGCGTTAACGACGCCCCGGCCATGGCCCGCGCCGACATCGGTATCGCCATGGGCGCCGCCGGCTCGACCGTCGCCCTGGAAACCTGCGACATCGCCCTCATGAGCGACGATCTCGGCCGCGTGCCGTTCGCCGTACGCCTCAGCCGCGCGACGAGCCGCATCATCCGCCAGAACCTCATCGCAAGCCTCGCCGTAGTGGCGTTTCTCATCATCGCCACCTTCGCCGGGCTCAACATCGGCGCCGTCGTCCTCATTCACGAGGGCTCGACCCTCATCGTGGTCGCCAACGCCCTGCGCATGCTGAATTTCGATCGCAACAGGGAGCACCACGGGATCGACCACGAAGATGCTCCACCGCGCGATAGGCCCGAGCCAGCGGCGGCGTGAGTCGCCCTGGGCTGGATGGAAACCCCCCAACATCATTCAATGACAGCACGGACGAAGTATCCGCAGGAGCTGCCTGAACGGGCGACCAGGCTCGTGCAAGAAGCGCAGGAGGAGAAATCCAGAGCTATTGCTGAATGCTTCGATGGTCCGGATCGGGCGACGAACCGGGGTAGACGACAGCACCCTTCGAGGCTGGGTCAAGCAAGGCTCGATCGACGCCGGCAGTAGCCCGGAGAAGGACTCTTGGCCCTCACTCGGCCGACGCCGCCCCGTCCTCCGCGGGCGGGGCGGCGAGGCCGAGCACGTCGAGGATCCACGCGAGCTCGATGGCCCGCTGATTCCACGCCGAGTACCGGCCCGAGACGCCGCCGTGCCCGGCCTCCATCTCGCAGCGCATGATGACGTCGGCGCCGACCTCGCGCAGGCGCGCCACCCACTTGGCGGGCTCGACGTACAGCACGCGGGTGTCGTTGAGGCTCGTCACCGCGAGGATGCGCGGGTACCGCTGCTCGGTGACGTTCTCGTACGGCGAGTAGCCCTTCATGTACGCGTAGACCTCGGCGTCGTGCAGCGGGTCGCCCCACTCGTCCCACTCGATGACCGTGAGCGGCAGCGATGGGTCGAGGATCGAGGTGAGCGGGTCGACGAAGGGCACGTCGGCGAGGATGCCCGTGAAGAGCTGCGGGGCGATGTTCGCCACCGCGCCCATGAGCAGGCCGCCCGCGCTGCCGCCCTCGGCCACGAGCTGCTCGGGGGAGCTGACGCCGGTGTCGATGAGGCGCTGCGCGACGGCGACGAAGTCGGTGAAGGTCGTGCGCTTGGCGAGCTTCTTGCCCGACTCGTACCACTGGCGGCCCATCTCGCCGCCGCCGCGCACGTGCGCGATGGCGAAGACGACGCCGCGGTCGAGCAGCGAGAGCCGGGGGATCGAGAAGCCCGGATCCATGCTCGCCTCGTACGAGCCGTAGCCGTACAGCAGGGTCGGGCTCGGCACGGCGCCGGCCCCCATCGAGGCGGTCTCCTCGACCGCGTCGAGCGAGGGCACGAGGCCCCGCTTCCAGACGAGCGAGATCGGGATGCGCGTGCCGTCGGCCGCGACCGCCCAGTCGCGCCGCTCGGCGTACCGCGCGGAGTCGTACCCGCCGAGCACCGGCTGCCGCTTCAGCACCGTCCACTCGCCCGTCGCCACGGTGTAGTTGGCCACGGTCGCCGGCTCGACGAAGCTCGTGTACCCGACGCGCAGCATCGGCTGCCGCCACTCCGGATTCCCGCTCGCGCCGATCGACACGAGCCCGGCGCCGACCTCGAGCTCGACGAAGTCGACGCCCGCCGGGTCGGCGACGCCGGCGAGCGGCGCCACCGCCGTGCGCGGCATGCCCTCCCGTCGCGAGTCGAGCACGAGGAACCCCTCGAAGGCGTCGACGCCCTCGACGCGACGGCCCGGCACGTGCGGCACGACGGTGACGGCGTGCTCGGAGCGCGCATCCTCACCGATGGGGACCGCGACCACCTGGAAGTCGGGGGCGTCCTCGTTGTGAGTGATGAGCCACCAGTCGCGCCCGCCGATGACGGCGTGGTCGACGTCGTACTCGACGTCCGTGGCGCGCGGCTGCACGATCGTGAACGCGCCGGTCGGGTCGGCCGCGTCGAGGTAGCGGGTCTCGCTCGTGACCGAGCTCGAGGCCTCGATGACGAGGTAGCGCTGCGAGCGGGTGAGGCCCGCGCCCACCCAGAAGGACTCGTCGGGCTCGTGGAAGACCCGCACGTCGTCGGCGTGACCGGTGCCGACCGCGTGGCGCCACACGGTGTCGGGGCGCCACGAGTCGTCGACGGTCGAGTAGAAGACGAAGCGGCCGTCGGGGCTGAAGAAGGCGCCGGAGGCCGTGCCCTCGATGCTGTCGGGCAGCGTCTCGCCGGTGGAGAGGTCGCGGATGCGCAGGGCGTACCGCTCGTCGCCCTCCGTGTCGACGGCGAACAGCATGAGGCGCCCGTCGGGGGTGATGTCGAGCGAGCCGAGGCTGAAGAAGTCGTGGCCCTCGGCCTCGACGTTCGCGTCGAGCACGATCTGCTCGCCCTCGCGCGGCTGCGAGGGGTCGTCGAGCGGGGCCGGGGGAGTCCAGTCGCCCGGCTCGGCGGGCACGCGGCACTGGATCGCGTACTGGCTGCCCTCGACGGTGCGGCCGTAGTACCACCAGTCGCCCTCGCGCACGGGCACGCCCATGTCGGTCTCGCGCACGCGGCCGCGGATCTCGGCGACGATGCGCTCGCGCAGGGGGTCGAGGTGCGCGGTGCGGGCCTCGGCGTAGGCGTTCTCGGCGGCGAGGTGCGCGAGCACCTCCGGGCTCTCCTTGTCGCGCATCCACTCGTAGGGGTCGACCACGGCATCGCCGTGGTGGGTGCGGGTCGTCGGGATCTTCTGCGCGAGGGGGGCGTCGGTCACCGCTCCAGCGTAGGCGGAGCATCCCGAACCGCCGCCCGCGGCGGGGCGGCCGTGCATGCCCGTCCGTCGTGCAGTGAACACCGAAGACCGATCGGTAGGCTCGGCTCACCATGAGCGAGTCCCCTCTCGCCGCGAACCCCTACGAGGTTCTCGGTGTCGCGCCCACCGCGAGCGACGACGACCTGAAGAAGGCGTACCGCCGGCGGCTGCGCGAGGCGCACCCCGACACGGGCGGATCCTCGGCCGAGTTCGATCGCGTGCAGCAGGCCTGGCAGCGCATCGGCACGGCGCAGGCGCGATCGGCCTACGACGCGGGCGGAGACGCCTCGAGCGGGGGATCGGCCGCCTGGTCGTACGGCGCGGCGGGGGGCGGCACTCGCCGCGGCGACACCCGGCCGAGCGCGAAGAGCAGCGGGCACCCCGGCGGCTGGTACCGCGAGCAGTACCTGCGGCTCATGCGCGAGTGGGCCGGCCGCGGCACCCAGCTCGACGACCCCTACGACCCGCGCCTCGTGCGCACCGCGCCCCGCGAGATCAAGCACCTGCTGGCCGCCGCCGTCGCCGAGGAGCGCACCGCGACGGCCCTCGCGACGCTCGGCATGGGCTTCACCATCTGGCACGACGTCGTCGCCGGCGCCCACCCCGAGGACAAGGTCGACCACGTCGTGCTCGGCCCCACCGGGCTGTGGGCCGTGCTGAGTGAGGACTGGGGCACCGAGGTGCGCGTCAAGCGCGGCGACCTCATCGGCGAGGGCCTCGCTCCCGGCGAGCGCCCCCTGCACCAGCTCGGCACCCGCGCCAAGGTCGTCGCCCGGGCGGCGAAGGCGCGCTTCTCCGCCCTCGTCATCGTCGTCGAGGACGGCCAGGCGCCCGGCTCGCTCACCGAGCTCGGCAGCGTGCGGGGGGCGCAGGGGATGCTCGTCGAGCGCTCGCGTCTCGTCAACCTCATCCGCACGGGGCTGCCGGGCGTCGGCGTCGGGGGCACGGATCTCTTCGAGGTGCGCACGCGGCTCCAGTCGAGCATCCGCTTCGTCTGACCCGCCCGGAGCGGGTCGCCGCCGCGATCGCCGGGTTCCGCGCGGGCGCGTCCGCAGGCGCCGCCCGCCCGGGCGCGGCATGATCGAGGCATGACCCACCCCAACGACGCCCCGAGCCCTCGCCTCGACCCGACCAACGCGCAGGCCGAGCCCATCGAGGACGACGCCCTCGAGGCGACCGACGAGGAGAAGATCGCCGGCATCGTCGCCCAGACGCGGCAGGACCTCGCCGGCGGCCACCAGCGCTCGGCGCAGGAGCTGCTGCAGCAGCGGTTCGACCAGTCCGGCATCGAGGTCGAGGGCGCGCGCGTCGCCCAACTGGCCGAAGGGCTCGAGGCCGACACGGCCTGACGAGCGTCGGCCGCGGCGCCGCGTCGTTCAGCGAACGCACGGCGGGCATCCACTCGCGCCCCCGGTTGAGGGCGCACGGTGTCGAAATGACCTGGAAGAGCACCGGCACCGGACCCATCCCGCGCATGCGCCCCGAGCCGGGCGCGGCGAACGCCAACCGCTCGCTGCCGAGCGGCCCGTGGACCTTGCAGCCGGCTCCGAGGGCGCAGCCCACGACGATGGAGATCCCCGTGCTGTCGGGGGCGACCGCCGCGCTGCACCGGCAGAAGGTGGCCGGGCTCAGGGAGCAGATGCGCCACGACCTGCGGGGCGGTCATCACCTCGAGGCCGAGGCCCTGCTGCGCGAGCGGCTCAAGGCGAGCAAGGTCGAGCTGACGGAGGAGCGCATCATCACCCTCGCCGAGTCGCTGCGCGACGTCGACCGCGCCCGCGCCGAGCGCGAGCGGTGCGAGGCGGAGGAGGCGGAGGGCGACGCTCCCTCCGACGACGTGCCCGCCGACGACGTGCCCGCCGACCATGCCGAGGCGGCCGCCGCGCGCTGATCCCTCCTGACGGCGACCGCCGAGCGCAAGCCCCTGGCCGCGCCGGCTCCGCGGGGCCAGGCTGGATGCCGCTCCGCGGCTCCCCGTCGTGCGCACCCCAGCGGAAGGCACCCCATGACCTGGCAGAACGAACCGTCCTCCGAGAACCTCGACGAGCGCGACGTCGAGGGCGCACCGCACGCGGCGAAGACCGTCGACGGTTCGAGCGGGACCGGCGATCCTGCCGCTCCGACCGAGCCGCACGAGGGCGAGGGCACGCAGGCCCGCACGCCGCCGACGCCGGAGTGATCGCGGGCTAGCTAGCGGCGCTGCTCCGGCCGGGCGGGGGCGACGATCGTCGCCCGCCGGCCGAGCGCGTCGGTCTCGCCCGGCGTCGCCGAGCCCTCCGCACCGAGCACCTGCACGCGCGACCGCGCCGCCGGCGCCCGCACGTCGTCGAACCACAAGGCGGCCGTCCACGCGCAGAGCACCGCGTCGAGCAGGTCCTCCCGGTGCTTGTGCGGCCGGTCGAGCATCGGTGACGGCTCGGCGAGCAGCTGCGCCGTGCGCTCGTGCGAGTCGAGCCGCAGCGGCGGTCGGGCGTCGGCGAGCGCGCTCATGCGCCGCAGCAGCTCGTCCGCGGCGGCCGCGCGCCGGCGACGCGCCTCGTCGCGCGGGATGCCGGGGACGAGCCGCTTGTACCGCGGGCGCTCGACGTCGTAGCCGAGCTCGGGCGCTCCGACGAGGGTCGTGAAGGGGTAGCACTCGAAGGCCACCGTCGTGCCCGGCGGCGGCGGGGACGCGCCGTCGGTGTACCGGATGCCCCGCTCGCCGAGGCGCTCGAGCAGCAGCTCCCCGGCGCGCGCCGCCAGGGTGCGGCTGCTGGCGTTCGCGCCGACCTTCCAGCGCCCGTACCCGCGGCCGACGGCGCGCTCGGCCTGGCGCATCCCGGATTCGTTGACGACGATGAGCGGCGCGTCGATGGCGATGACGTCGCCGGGTCGCTCGTGCTCGGCGATCCAGTCCGCGACCGCGTCGACGCCGCGCGCCCAGTCGGCCGCCAGCACGACACCCTCATCGTCGAGGAGGCAGAGCCCGGTCTCGTTCGGCACGCGGGCGCGTCCGGTGACGGGATGCGCGCCGCCGAGGCCCCAGGCGAGGTCGACCCCGAGGAACCGCGTCACGCGGGGGCGTCCGGCGCCCGTCGCTCCAGCATCTCGAGCGACGTCGGCGGCTCGGCCCCCGGGCGCATGACGGTGATCTCGGCCGTGCGCTGCGCCCAGGCGCCGACGCGGCGCAGGGTCGCCTCGTCGAGCGCGCGCAGCGCGTCGCGGTGCTCGGCCCCGAGCATCCCGAGCGTGCCGAGGGCCGCGATGAGGCCGGCGGTCACCGCGTCGCCGCCCCCGACCGTGTCGGCGATCGGCACGGGGCGACCGCTCAGGCGCGCGCGGTGCTGCGCGGTCGCGATGACCATGCCCGCCTCGGCGAGCGTGACGACCACGATCGCGGTTCCGCCCTCGATCCAGCGATCGATGACGGCGTCGATCGGCTCGTCGGCGTTCAGCCAGGCGATGTCCTCGTCGCTCGCCTTGACGATGTCACTGCGGGCCGCGTGGCGGTCGACGCGGAGGCGCGCGGCATCGGGATCGCGGTCGACGCGGGCGCGGATGTTGGGGTCGAAGGTGACCGTCGCGGTGGAGGCGTACCGCTCGACGAGGGCGTCGACGGTCTCGGAGCCCGGCTGCAGCGCGGCGCCGAGCGAGCCGAAGTGCACGACGTCGGCGTCGCCGCGGGGCAGCGGCACCTCGCCGAGGTTCCAGGAGAGGTCGAAGGAGTAGTCCGCGGCGCCGTTCGTCGCGATGCGCGCCTCGGCGGTGGAGGTGCGGCCGGCCCGCGGGGCCGTGTAGACGTCGACGCCCTCGGCGACCAGGCGCTGCTCGATGGTGTCGGCGCGCTGGTCCGCACCGAGCTCGGTGATGAAGGCGACGTCGACGCCCTGCCGGGCCAGGCCGATCGCCGTGTTCATGGGGCTGCCGCCCGGCATCTCGCGCACGGTCTCGCCCTCGGCGCCCTCGGTGACGATCACGTCGATGAGCGATTCGCCGATGACGAGGGCACGGGTCGCGCGCCTGGATGTGCCGGTCATGAGCGACTCCTCGTCCTCGCAGTGCGCGTCTGAGCCGAGCATAAGCGAGCGCGCGCAGCAGAGCGCGTCACCGCGCGGGGACGAACGGGCGTACCGTAGACCTTTGGGCCTCTGGCCCGAAGACGACTTGAGGAGCAGCGACATGGACGAGTGCATTCACGGTTTCGAGCCCGGAATGTGCGCCTCCTGCTTCCCGCCGCCGGAGCCCGAGAAGGTGGTCGTCAAGCGGCCGTCGAAGCCGGCGAAGACCGTGCTGCGCACGCCGGCCCCCGGCACGGCGGCCGCCGCGAAGCCCGAGCCCCGCGCCTCCAACCTGCCTCAGCGCATCTTCCACGTGACGCACGTGAAGAACCTGCCGGCGATCCTCGAGGCGGGCGAGCTGCTGCCGAGCAGCGAGGCCGAGCCGGCCGTGCGCCTGAGCAGCCCGATCACGGGCGAGCTGCGCGAGACGGCCCGGGCCACCGACGCCGCGAGCGTGCTCGACTGCGTCGCCTTCTCGCTCAGCCCCAAGGCCACCTGGTGGTCGGAGGTGCAGGACGGCGCCGCCGGACCGACGTGGAGCGATCAGGCCCGCCAGGCGCTCGCGGTCGACTTCGTCGTGCTCGGCGTGCCGATCGCCTCCGTCGCCGACCGGCTCGTCGTCACCGACGGGGACGCCGCGGCGATGGTCACCGCCGTCGGTGCGACGCCCGTCGAGGCGAAGCGGATGCTCGCGCGCGCCGCGCTCGACGACGCCGTCATGCACGCCGCGGAGGCCCTCGTGCCCGGCACGGTGCCGCTCGACAGCGTCGCGCTCGTCGCGGTCGCCAACGACAAGCGCCGCGACGAGGTCAAGCGCATGCTGAGCGCCGCGGGCATCCCGGCCAAGGTGGCCGTGTACCCGCCCTGGTTCGTGCCGACGCCCCTCGACTGACGCGGCCGGGTTCCACGCCGGCTTCACCACCGCTCGCGCCCCCCGTCCGGGGGGTTGCGGCGGGCATCGTGCTGCCGCATCATGGCGACACGGAGCGCCCACCCCTCGCTCCGCGTACGACCCGGAACACCCGACCCTCCGCGCGCCGCCCCCGAACCCGGCGCGCGATCACCCGAACCGCACCCATGCCGGCGCGCCCCGCGACGGCATCCCGATGGGAGCACCGCCATGCCAGAGATCCTCAGCGCTTCCGTGCGCCGCCCGCAATCCCGCATCGACGCCGACCAGTCCTCCATCACCCGGCCCGACGATCTCGAGCGCCTGCTCGAGGACGACGGGCTCGCCGGGTGGATCACCGATGAGCTCATGCGGCCCGGCGCCGTGCTGTCGCCGACGGCCATCGACGACGCGCCCGCGGCCCCCGCCATCGGGCGCACGGCCATCACGACCATGATGCGCCACACCCTGCGCGACGCCCGGCCGCTCGTCGAGCGCTTCCTGCCCGCCGAGCTGCGCGCCGAGGCCGCCCTGGTGGGCGCCGGGTCGCCGCAGCACGCGCGCCTCGAGCAGGGGGCGCGCCTCCTCGCGCGCCTCATCGCCCACTACTGGTCGGCGGTGCGCGCCGTGTACCCCGCGGCGTGGGTCGACCGCGACGCCTTCATCCTGTTCTCGAGCGAGGGGCTGACGGCCTTCAGCCGCCTCGGCGCGGCCGTGGTCACCGCGCGCGTGCACCGGCACGAGATCATGCCCGACTACTTCGTGGCGGCCATGAGCGCGGTCGCCGAGCGGGTGCCGCTCGACCGCTCGGCCCGGCCCGCCCTCGCGCCGCACCCCGCCGCCGACCAGCTCCTCGCCGAGCTGCTCGCGGCGCTGCGCGGTGCGGACGCCGATGCCGAGGCCGCCCGGTTCCCGGTCAGCGCGCCCTGGGGCTCCACCGCCAGCCCGATGAGCGCGCCGTGGGGCTCGCTCGCGAGCCCGAGCAGCTCTTCCTGAGCGCGGCGCCGGTGGGGCATCCGAGCGCGCGCCTGCGGGCTGTCGGCCGCGGCGTTGCCCGTGCCATGCTTCGATCATGACCACCTACGACCCCAGCGGGCTCTTCGGCGTCGGCCTCATCGGCCTCCTGTTCTTCGCCGTGGCCTACATCGCCCTCGTCGCCCTCGGCTTCTGGCTGCTGTACACCGTCATCTGGCGCGCGGTGCGGCGCGGGATGCGCGAGTTCCACTACCCCAAGCAGGACTGAGCGGCACCGAGCGGTCCGCCGCCCCGCGCTCCGCTCAGCCCCAGAGCAGCGGATCGTCGAGCGCGTCGAGCCGGGCGAGCACTGCGCCGATCGACGCCGTCGGCGCGAAGGGCGCGTAGCGGTGGAACGCGCCGCGGTCGTCCCGCCAGAAGATGGTCCACGTGGCCGTGGTCGCCGTGTAGCGCAGGCGCACGAGCGTGCTGCGCGTCCACGCCCCGCCGGGGTCGTTCGAGGGCGACCGCACCTCGACGAGCGTGACGTGCCGGGGCTCGATCTCGCACTCGATGCGCCACTCGCCGCGGTGCGCCGCGGGCACCCGGTCGCGCGCCCACGCCCCGATCGTCAGCAGGTCGTCGTGGGGGATGGGCACCGGTCGATCCTGCCGCATCGGTTCCCGCGCACCCTGGGCCGCCGCCCGGCCCGCATCGTGCCGAGCGACCGGCCCGCCGCCGGTGTCGCCGGTCCGGCCTACAGTGGCAGCAGCCCGCCGGCCCGCCCGGCCCGACCGACAGGCATCCCGTGTTCCTCCTCACCGATGACGCCTCCCGACCGCTGCTCGTGGTCTCGGCGAGCGATCTGACCCGCGCGAGCGAGTGCGAGTTCGGCTTCAGCCGGTCGCTCGACGCGAAGCTCGGCCGCATCGCGCCGGTCGTCGACGAGCCCGACGCGATGCTCGCGCGCGCCGCCGAGCTCGGCACCCAGCACGAGGAGCGCGTGCTCGCCCGGTACCGCGAGGGCGGCCGCGTGCTCGAGATCGAGCGTCCTCCGCGCACCGATCGCGCGGGGCTCGCCCTGCGGGCCGATGAGACCGTCGCGGCCTTCGCCGAGCAGCCCGACACGGTGTTCCAGGCCACCTTCTTCGACGAGCGGCACGCGACCGTCGCGGCGGGCACCGATGACGAGCTCGCGATCGGGTTCCTCGGCTTCGCCGACTTCATCGTGCGTGAGGGGCGGCCGGCGGGCAGCGCCGCGGCATGGCGCGTGCAGGACACCAAGCTCTCCCGTCGCGCGAAGGTCACCGCCCTGCTGCAGCTCGCGGCGTACGCCCGGCAGCTGAGGCGGCTGGGGCTCCCCATCGCCGACGAGGTCGATCTCATCCTCGGCGACGGCCGCCTCAGCGTGCACCGGCTGGCCGACATCGCTCCCGTGCACCGTCACCGCGAGGCGCGGCTGCTCGCGCTCATCGAGCGACGGCGCCTCGCCGACGGGGCGACGCCGTGGCGGGATGCCGCGCTCGCGCACTGCGGCGACTGCGCGTGGTGCCGCGCCGAGATCACGGCCCACGACGACGTGTGGCAGGTCGCCGGGCTGCGCGGCGGGCAGTGGAGCCGGCTCGCGGCCGCCGGCATCGAGACGCTGCCCGACCTCGCCGACTCGTCCGGCCCCGTCGCCGGCATCGGTGCGGGCACGCTGGAGTCCCTCCGCGCCCAGGCCCGCCTGCAGCGCGCCGCCGTCGTGGGCACCGCGCCCCCGGTGGAGTGGATGCGGCCCGACGCCCTGCGCGCGCTGCCCGAGCCGAGCCCGGGCGACCTCTTCTTCGACTTCGAGGGCGATCCGCTCTACCGCGAGCCCTCCGCATCGGGCGATCGCTGGGGCCTCGACTACCTCTTCGGCCTCGTCGATGTCGACGACCGCTTCACGGCGTTCTGGGCCCACGATCTCGCTGAGGAGCGCCAGGCTCTGCGCGCCTTCCTCGACGATCTCGCGCGGCGTCGGCAGCAGCATCCCGACCTGCACGTCTACCACTACGCCCCCTACGAGCGCACGCACCTGCTGAGCCTCGCCGCCCGGCACGGCGAGGGGGAGGACGAGGTCGACCAGCTGCTGCGCGAGGGCGTGCTCGTCGACCTGTACCCGATCGTGCGCGGGGCGCTGCGGCTCGGCTCGTCGAGCTACTCGATCAAGAAGCTCGAGCCGCTGTACCTGCCCGAGGCGCGCGCGGGCGCGGCGGTGGCG contains these protein-coding regions:
- a CDS encoding heavy metal translocating P-type ATPase; this encodes MELRFAIAAGLTYGAGVISELVFDLPMLGLPLVFFLGTYFFGGFFTIRGAISSTMRGKFEVDFLMLVAAIGAALIGRWAEGAVLLFLFSLGHALEEYAMSRASKSIEALAELAPRTALVRRNGDEPVELPVQQINIGDVVVVRPNSRIPSDGFVVSGVSAVDQSAVTGESIPVEKSPVNDPERALRNANTLPAANRVFTGTVNGAGALEIAVTATAADSTLSRVIEMVRTADQAKSPTQQFIDKFQRWYVPVVIVGVAVTLGVSLWGFGQEFPDAFYLAMTVLVAASPCALAIATPSAVLAGVARAARAGVLVKGGGPLETLGRVTTMAFDKTGTLTWGEPRVSSVIRVEGAAGELLVPTLVAVEALSDHPLASAILRDLAPELGERDRLEVTDITSVVGRGVRATVEGELVEVGNLRMFDEQGLALPQPLSTEYERALDAGQTIMIVRRGDRFLGIVGVMDVARAESAQVLIALRAVGVTQLVMISGDNQRVADAVAREVGIDTALGELMPEDKVTQITVLSERSRPIAMIGDGVNDAPAMARADIGIAMGAAGSTVALETCDIALMSDDLGRVPFAVRLSRATSRIIRQNLIASLAVVAFLIIATFAGLNIGAVVLIHEGSTLIVVANALRMLNFDRNREHHGIDHEDAPPRDRPEPAAA
- a CDS encoding S9 family peptidase, with the protein product MHGRPAAGGGSGCSAYAGAVTDAPLAQKIPTTRTHHGDAVVDPYEWMRDKESPEVLAHLAAENAYAEARTAHLDPLRERIVAEIRGRVRETDMGVPVREGDWWYYGRTVEGSQYAIQCRVPAEPGDWTPPAPLDDPSQPREGEQIVLDANVEAEGHDFFSLGSLDITPDGRLMLFAVDTEGDERYALRIRDLSTGETLPDSIEGTASGAFFSPDGRFVFYSTVDDSWRPDTVWRHAVGTGHADDVRVFHEPDESFWVGAGLTRSQRYLVIEASSSVTSETRYLDAADPTGAFTIVQPRATDVEYDVDHAVIGGRDWWLITHNEDAPDFQVVAVPIGEDARSEHAVTVVPHVPGRRVEGVDAFEGFLVLDSRREGMPRTAVAPLAGVADPAGVDFVELEVGAGLVSIGASGNPEWRQPMLRVGYTSFVEPATVANYTVATGEWTVLKRQPVLGGYDSARYAERRDWAVAADGTRIPISLVWKRGLVPSLDAVEETASMGAGAVPSPTLLYGYGSYEASMDPGFSIPRLSLLDRGVVFAIAHVRGGGEMGRQWYESGKKLAKRTTFTDFVAVAQRLIDTGVSSPEQLVAEGGSAGGLLMGAVANIAPQLFTGILADVPFVDPLTSILDPSLPLTVIEWDEWGDPLHDAEVYAYMKGYSPYENVTEQRYPRILAVTSLNDTRVLYVEPAKWVARLREVGADVIMRCEMEAGHGGVSGRYSAWNQRAIELAWILDVLGLAAPPAEDGAASAE
- a CDS encoding J domain-containing protein is translated as MSESPLAANPYEVLGVAPTASDDDLKKAYRRRLREAHPDTGGSSAEFDRVQQAWQRIGTAQARSAYDAGGDASSGGSAAWSYGAAGGGTRRGDTRPSAKSSGHPGGWYREQYLRLMREWAGRGTQLDDPYDPRLVRTAPREIKHLLAAAVAEERTATALATLGMGFTIWHDVVAGAHPEDKVDHVVLGPTGLWAVLSEDWGTEVRVKRGDLIGEGLAPGERPLHQLGTRAKVVARAAKARFSALVIVVEDGQAPGSLTELGSVRGAQGMLVERSRLVNLIRTGLPGVGVGGTDLFEVRTRLQSSIRFV
- a CDS encoding DUF429 domain-containing protein, whose translation is MTRFLGVDLAWGLGGAHPVTGRARVPNETGLCLLDDEGVVLAADWARGVDAVADWIAEHERPGDVIAIDAPLIVVNESGMRQAERAVGRGYGRWKVGANASSRTLAARAGELLLERLGERGIRYTDGASPPPPGTTVAFECYPFTTLVGAPELGYDVERPRYKRLVPGIPRDEARRRRAAAADELLRRMSALADARPPLRLDSHERTAQLLAEPSPMLDRPHKHREDLLDAVLCAWTAALWFDDVRAPAARSRVQVLGAEGSATPGETDALGRRATIVAPARPEQRR
- a CDS encoding carbohydrate kinase family protein, which translates into the protein MTGTSRRATRALVIGESLIDVIVTEGAEGETVREMPGGSPMNTAIGLARQGVDVAFITELGADQRADTIEQRLVAEGVDVYTAPRAGRTSTAEARIATNGAADYSFDLSWNLGEVPLPRGDADVVHFGSLGAALQPGSETVDALVERYASTATVTFDPNIRARVDRDPDAARLRVDRHAARSDIVKASDEDIAWLNADEPIDAVIDRWIEGGTAIVVVTLAEAGMVIATAQHRARLSGRPVPIADTVGGGDAVTAGLIAALGTLGMLGAEHRDALRALDEATLRRVGAWAQRTAEITVMRPGAEPPTSLEMLERRAPDAPA
- a CDS encoding DarT ssDNA thymidine ADP-ribosyltransferase family protein: MDECIHGFEPGMCASCFPPPEPEKVVVKRPSKPAKTVLRTPAPGTAAAAKPEPRASNLPQRIFHVTHVKNLPAILEAGELLPSSEAEPAVRLSSPITGELRETARATDAASVLDCVAFSLSPKATWWSEVQDGAAGPTWSDQARQALAVDFVVLGVPIASVADRLVVTDGDAAAMVTAVGATPVEAKRMLARAALDDAVMHAAEALVPGTVPLDSVALVAVANDKRRDEVKRMLSAAGIPAKVAVYPPWFVPTPLD
- a CDS encoding DUF3024 domain-containing protein, which produces MPIPHDDLLTIGAWARDRVPAAHRGEWRIECEIEPRHVTLVEVRSPSNDPGGAWTRSTLVRLRYTATTATWTIFWRDDRGAFHRYAPFAPTASIGAVLARLDALDDPLLWG